A window from Trinickia violacea encodes these proteins:
- the tssC gene encoding type VI secretion system contractile sheath large subunit, protein MNQQTAAAQLAQVQTDAGPSLLDQIVEKSKVAKSESEHARAKDLIGELVNQVLEGTVVVSDNLSATIDARVAELDRLISAQLSEVMHAAEFQRMESTWRGLNYLVMESNTGSTIKIKALHAPKRDIVRDFKSASEFDQSALFKKVYEEEFGTFGGAPFGALIGDFEVTRQPEDMYFIEQMSHVAAAAHAPFIASSSPELLGLESFADLGKPRDLGKVFDTVEYAKWKSFRDAEDSRYVGLTLPRFLGRLPFNPKDGAIAENFNFLEDVDGTDHSKYLWCNAAWAFGARLTAAFDDFGWCAAIRGVEGGGLVEDLPTHTFKTDDGEIALKCPTEIAITDRREKELSDLGFIPLVHCKNSDYAAFFAAQSVQKPKKYSTDSANANAVLSAQLQYIFSVSRVAHYLKAMMRDKIGSFASAQNVEVFLNRWISQYVLLDDNATQEQKAQFPLREASIQVAEIPGKPGSYRSVAFLRPHFQLDELSISLRLVADLPKPAGA, encoded by the coding sequence ATGAACCAGCAAACAGCCGCGGCCCAACTTGCGCAAGTCCAGACGGACGCCGGACCTTCTTTGCTCGACCAGATCGTCGAGAAGAGCAAGGTGGCGAAGTCCGAGTCGGAGCATGCGCGCGCGAAAGATCTGATCGGCGAACTCGTGAACCAGGTGCTCGAAGGCACCGTGGTGGTGTCCGACAATCTGTCGGCGACGATCGATGCGCGCGTCGCCGAGCTCGACCGCCTGATTTCCGCGCAGCTTTCCGAAGTGATGCACGCGGCGGAATTCCAGCGCATGGAGAGCACCTGGCGCGGCCTCAATTATCTGGTGATGGAGAGCAACACCGGCTCGACCATCAAGATCAAGGCGCTGCATGCGCCCAAGCGCGACATCGTGCGCGACTTCAAGAGCGCGAGCGAATTCGATCAGAGCGCGCTCTTCAAGAAGGTTTACGAAGAAGAATTCGGCACGTTCGGCGGTGCGCCGTTCGGCGCGCTGATCGGCGACTTCGAAGTGACGCGCCAGCCGGAAGACATGTATTTCATCGAGCAGATGTCGCACGTCGCCGCGGCCGCGCACGCGCCGTTTATCGCGTCGTCCTCGCCCGAGCTGCTCGGCCTCGAATCGTTCGCCGATCTCGGCAAGCCGCGCGATCTCGGCAAGGTGTTCGACACCGTCGAATACGCGAAGTGGAAGTCGTTCCGCGACGCCGAAGATTCGCGCTATGTCGGCCTCACGCTGCCGCGCTTTCTCGGCCGCCTGCCGTTCAATCCGAAGGACGGCGCGATCGCCGAGAACTTCAACTTCCTCGAAGACGTCGACGGCACCGACCATTCGAAGTACCTGTGGTGCAACGCGGCGTGGGCATTCGGCGCGCGCTTGACGGCTGCGTTCGACGACTTCGGCTGGTGCGCGGCGATTCGCGGCGTCGAAGGCGGCGGCTTGGTCGAAGACCTGCCGACGCACACGTTCAAGACCGACGACGGCGAGATCGCGCTCAAATGCCCGACCGAAATCGCGATCACGGACCGTCGCGAGAAAGAGCTTTCGGACCTCGGCTTCATCCCGCTCGTGCACTGCAAGAATTCCGATTACGCCGCGTTCTTCGCCGCGCAATCGGTGCAAAAGCCGAAGAAGTACAGCACCGATAGCGCCAACGCGAACGCCGTGCTGTCCGCGCAGCTGCAATACATCTTCTCGGTGTCGCGCGTGGCGCACTACTTGAAGGCGATGATGCGCGACAAGATCGGCAGCTTCGCATCGGCGCAGAACGTCGAAGTGTTCCTGAACCGCTGGATCTCGCAGTACGTGCTGCTCGACGACAACGCGACGCAAGAGCAAAAGGCGCAATTCCCGCTGCGCGAAGCGTCGATTCAGGTCGCCGAGATTCCGGGCAAGCCCGGCTCGTATCGCTCGGTCGCGTTCCTGCGTCCGCACTTCCAGCTGGACGAGCTGTCGATCTCGCTGCGGCTCGTCGCCGACCTGCCGAAGCCGGCGGGCGCTTGA
- a CDS encoding tetratricopeptide repeat protein, whose translation MKQQLISRLSGVVLACGVIAGCATQNTNPAATPEAFNKGLADADAVAKAGDQDRALGLYQQLTKADPTREEPWSRIAQIQFSQTHYGQAIVAAQEALQRDNTDRNAKSVLAVSGLRVATESLGQLRQDAALQGDAKSDAQVLAKQLRDTLGEDTLFPDEAEAKKPVVKKKKWVRRPAAVAKASSDAAGTDAAAQKSAQPAATQAAPQPAAPAKAAQSGGASDPFSALR comes from the coding sequence ATGAAACAGCAACTTATCTCTAGACTCTCCGGTGTGGTGCTTGCATGCGGCGTCATCGCCGGTTGCGCCACGCAAAACACCAACCCGGCGGCCACGCCTGAAGCCTTTAATAAGGGGCTCGCCGATGCCGACGCGGTTGCGAAGGCGGGCGATCAGGATCGCGCCCTCGGCCTTTATCAGCAATTGACGAAGGCCGATCCGACGCGCGAAGAGCCGTGGTCGCGTATTGCGCAAATCCAGTTCTCGCAAACGCATTACGGTCAGGCGATCGTCGCGGCGCAAGAAGCGCTGCAGCGCGACAACACCGACCGCAATGCGAAGAGCGTGCTGGCCGTGAGCGGCCTGCGCGTCGCAACCGAATCGCTCGGCCAGTTGCGCCAGGACGCGGCGCTCCAGGGCGACGCGAAGTCCGACGCGCAAGTTCTCGCGAAGCAGTTGCGCGACACGCTTGGCGAGGACACGTTGTTCCCCGACGAAGCCGAGGCGAAGAAGCCCGTTGTGAAAAAGAAGAAGTGGGTTCGACGTCCGGCGGCAGTCGCCAAGGCGTCGAGCGACGCGGCGGGCACCGACGCAGCCGCGCAGAAATCCGCCCAGCCTGCGGCAACGCAGGCGGCGCCGCAGCCGGCCGCGCCGGCCAAGGCAGCGCAAAGCGGTGGCGCTTCCGATCCGTTCAGCGCACTTCGCTGA
- the tssB gene encoding type VI secretion system contractile sheath small subunit, with amino-acid sequence MAKKESIQKRLQKVRPPRVQLTYEVERGDAIEVKELPFVVGVMADLAGQSEVEQPKLRDRKFVSIDRDNFDDVMRGIEPRAAFQVKNRLSDAGGKFAVDLKFRSMADFNPDEVVAQIEPLQRLLEARSKLADLRNKLAGNDKLEDLLSEVLANTQQLQTLAKNTGAGSDTPDQDKPSE; translated from the coding sequence ATGGCTAAGAAAGAAAGCATCCAAAAGCGTTTGCAAAAAGTGCGCCCGCCGCGCGTTCAACTGACGTACGAGGTCGAGCGCGGCGATGCGATCGAAGTGAAGGAGCTGCCGTTCGTCGTCGGCGTGATGGCCGATCTCGCCGGTCAATCCGAAGTGGAGCAGCCGAAGCTGCGCGACCGCAAGTTCGTCAGCATCGACCGCGACAACTTCGACGACGTGATGCGAGGCATCGAGCCGCGCGCCGCGTTTCAGGTGAAGAACCGGCTGAGCGATGCGGGCGGCAAGTTTGCCGTCGACCTGAAGTTCCGCTCGATGGCCGATTTCAACCCCGACGAAGTGGTCGCGCAGATCGAGCCGCTGCAGCGTTTGCTCGAGGCGCGTTCGAAGCTCGCGGACTTGCGCAACAAGCTGGCCGGCAACGACAAGCTCGAGGACCTGCTCTCCGAAGTGCTCGCGAACACGCAGCAATTGCAGACGCTGGCGAAGAACACCGGCGCAGGCAGCGACACGCCGGATCAGGACAAGCCAAGCGAATAA